In Paenibacillus hexagrammi, the following are encoded in one genomic region:
- a CDS encoding SDR family NAD(P)-dependent oxidoreductase produces the protein MVRGTRVLVTGAGGFIGSHLTQHLLAEGANVRVFIRYNSANSHGFLDTLPTYIQKEIEIIKGDLRDPYAVYRAVKGMDAVYHLGALIAIPYSYQHPADVVQTNVVGSLNVAQAVLELGVPRLVHTSTSEVYGTARYVPMDEKHPLQGQSPYSASKIGADKIMESFYCSYNLPVVTVRPFNAYGPRQSMRAVIPTIINQALHRDEIVLGSLATTRDFTFVEDTARAFRCAAESDAAIGQVVNAGSSAEISIGALADKVQRIIGTALPVRVATERLRPEKSEVDRLFSDSGKAAAVLGWKPEISLEEGLTRTIEWMRRHPELYRPNEYVV, from the coding sequence ATGGTTCGTGGCACAAGAGTTCTAGTAACTGGAGCCGGAGGCTTCATAGGCAGCCATCTTACGCAGCATTTACTTGCTGAAGGAGCCAATGTTCGCGTATTTATCCGCTATAATTCCGCCAATTCACATGGATTTCTGGATACACTCCCTACTTATATTCAAAAAGAAATAGAGATCATCAAAGGAGACTTGCGTGACCCCTACGCCGTCTATCGGGCAGTCAAAGGAATGGATGCCGTCTATCATCTGGGCGCACTGATCGCGATCCCCTATTCCTACCAACATCCTGCGGATGTCGTGCAAACCAATGTCGTCGGTTCGCTAAATGTCGCACAAGCAGTCTTGGAATTGGGCGTTCCCCGGCTAGTTCATACCTCGACGAGCGAAGTCTACGGAACCGCCCGTTATGTACCCATGGACGAGAAGCACCCCCTGCAGGGACAATCGCCCTACTCAGCCAGCAAGATTGGCGCGGATAAAATTATGGAAAGCTTTTATTGCTCCTACAATCTTCCCGTCGTCACTGTCCGTCCGTTTAATGCTTATGGTCCAAGGCAATCCATGCGCGCCGTGATTCCGACCATTATCAACCAAGCGCTGCACCGGGATGAAATTGTTCTGGGCTCTCTGGCAACAACTCGCGATTTCACATTTGTTGAAGACACGGCACGTGCCTTCCGCTGCGCTGCAGAATCGGACGCTGCTATAGGTCAGGTTGTAAACGCGGGTTCGAGCGCGGAAATATCGATTGGTGCCTTGGCGGACAAAGTCCAACGCATCATCGGCACAGCTCTGCCGGTGCGAGTGGCCACCGAGCGACTGCGCCCCGAGAAAAGTGAAGTCGACCGATTATTCTCCGATAGCGGGAAGGCAGCTGCCGTACTAGGCTGGAAGCCTGAAATATCTCTCGAAGAAGGCTTAACGAGGACGATTGAATGGATGAGACGCCATCCGGAGCTGTACCGTCCGAATGAGTACGTCGTGTAA
- a CDS encoding sugar phosphate nucleotidyltransferase, whose protein sequence is MEAVIMTGGKGMRMAPYTKVLPKGLLPVGEQPILSIIVKQLRHYGFTSITMACGYLSDLIQTYFGDGSAWGVSIRYHVEKQPLGTVGPLASLQRPSGPFLVMNCDVLTTLDFRQFMQFHTSGGSLLTIASQQKGVPIELGVLETENEYVTNFIEKPMRSAHVSMGIYMMNPDVVDFIPTEQFFDIPDLIHALLAADSSVRHFENDAFWLDIGRISDYTAANDQFEQWKTALLPGEAT, encoded by the coding sequence GTGGAGGCAGTAATTATGACTGGCGGCAAAGGGATGCGGATGGCGCCCTATACCAAGGTGCTTCCCAAAGGGCTTCTGCCCGTTGGCGAACAACCCATCTTGAGCATCATTGTCAAACAATTGCGTCATTACGGTTTTACATCGATCACAATGGCATGCGGGTATTTATCCGATTTGATCCAAACCTACTTTGGCGACGGAAGCGCTTGGGGAGTCTCCATACGCTACCATGTCGAGAAGCAGCCCCTAGGCACAGTAGGACCGTTAGCTAGTTTACAGCGTCCGTCAGGACCCTTTTTGGTGATGAACTGTGATGTACTGACTACGCTGGATTTCAGACAATTTATGCAATTTCATACGTCCGGCGGCAGCTTGCTTACCATTGCTTCCCAGCAAAAAGGTGTCCCTATCGAACTGGGTGTTCTGGAAACAGAGAATGAATATGTAACGAATTTCATCGAGAAACCGATGCGGAGCGCGCATGTCAGCATGGGCATTTATATGATGAACCCCGATGTTGTCGATTTCATTCCGACCGAACAATTCTTTGACATTCCCGATCTTATTCATGCTTTGCTTGCTGCGGACAGCTCAGTCCGACATTTTGAGAACGACGCCTTCTGGCTCGATATCGGACGAATCTCAGACTATACGGCTGCCAATGACCAATTTGAGCAGTGGAAAACAGCTTTACTTCCAGGTGAAGCTACATGA
- a CDS encoding GDP-mannose 4,6-dehydratase yields the protein MTALGLVLITGVNGFLGKHVAETLLSDGFAVVGTGRSSSCRLQHERLQYVRLDMMDEAGIQSLLRSYEFTHIVHLAGANDVRKSYEDPMHTLGVNVGGALYLLEALRQINPAQLQAFVAAGTAYEYDLKGSLLKEDCPVLPVSPYAWSKHMMTSVLRMYGRIYQLPTRIARTFNLIGPGGGAGACSQFAREVAAMEKGTYPAILQTGNLETKRDFLDVRDAASAYCRLLLAKSPLPGSVYNVCSGHAYSLREIVQLLKKHARIPFDIQIDASRFRVSDVPHLAGSCEKLKLHTGWEPSIPLEQSVLDTLNEYRATAP from the coding sequence ATGACCGCTCTCGGTCTGGTTTTGATAACAGGAGTCAATGGTTTTCTTGGAAAGCATGTCGCTGAAACTTTATTATCCGATGGCTTTGCAGTCGTAGGTACTGGCAGAAGTTCTTCGTGCCGGCTTCAGCACGAGCGGCTTCAGTACGTCCGTCTAGATATGATGGACGAAGCCGGGATCCAATCACTGCTTCGCAGCTATGAGTTTACACATATTGTCCATTTGGCGGGAGCGAATGATGTCAGGAAATCTTACGAAGATCCAATGCACACTCTGGGAGTCAATGTAGGAGGAGCCTTGTATCTGCTGGAGGCTTTGCGGCAAATCAATCCCGCCCAGCTGCAAGCGTTCGTTGCGGCCGGAACAGCCTACGAATATGACCTTAAGGGCTCCCTCTTGAAAGAGGACTGTCCTGTACTACCGGTAAGCCCCTATGCCTGGAGCAAGCATATGATGACCTCAGTGCTTCGAATGTACGGTCGAATCTATCAGCTGCCAACCCGGATTGCGAGAACCTTCAATCTGATAGGACCTGGCGGCGGAGCCGGTGCATGCTCTCAATTTGCACGCGAAGTCGCTGCCATGGAAAAAGGAACCTATCCTGCCATTCTACAGACAGGTAACTTGGAAACGAAGCGCGATTTTCTTGATGTCCGTGATGCGGCCTCCGCATACTGCAGGCTGTTATTAGCCAAGTCGCCGCTTCCCGGCTCCGTATATAACGTTTGCAGCGGCCATGCTTACTCACTCAGAGAAATCGTTCAACTGTTGAAAAAGCATGCCCGCATTCCTTTTGACATTCAAATCGACGCAAGTCGGTTTCGCGTTAGCGACGTCCCTCATCTTGCAGGCAGCTGTGAAAAGCTGAAGCTCCACACCGGCTGGGAGCCTAGTATTCCATTAGAGCAGTCTGTGTTGGATACGTTAAACGAATATAGGGCAACAGCCCCGTAG
- the wecB gene encoding non-hydrolyzing UDP-N-acetylglucosamine 2-epimerase produces the protein MKIMTVLGTRPEIIRLSLVIPKLDQHADSHILVHSGQNYDRSLSDVFFEQMGIRHPDVHIQLPTHSLGGQIGAMFTEIEQVITKEKPDRMLVLGDTNSALTAFIGERMGVPVYHMEAGNRCYDTRVPEEINRRAIDAISSINMPYTPGSRENLIREGMSPQRVWMTGNPIYEVIQHYAEPIGQSAILDQLGLEADGYILVTAHRAENVDNERRLRDIVQGLHLVAEGERMPVVCSIHPRTKERLNRLGITPPSPLIRFMPPFGFFDFVKLQRHAACVITDSGTVQEESCLLGIPAVTIRQSTERPETLLCGSNLLSGLEPERIASSVRLMMHNRHAWPQPEGYLDPHVSTKVVNLVLGGQSYVS, from the coding sequence ATGAAGATTATGACGGTGCTAGGCACAAGACCGGAGATCATCCGGCTTAGCCTGGTCATTCCGAAATTGGATCAACATGCGGATTCACACATTCTGGTTCATTCCGGGCAGAATTATGACCGGTCGCTGAGCGATGTATTTTTCGAACAAATGGGCATCCGTCATCCGGACGTTCATATTCAGCTTCCCACTCATTCGCTAGGCGGACAGATCGGCGCAATGTTTACGGAAATTGAACAAGTCATCACCAAAGAAAAGCCCGACCGGATGCTGGTGCTTGGCGATACGAATTCCGCTCTGACAGCATTCATCGGGGAACGAATGGGTGTTCCGGTCTACCATATGGAGGCGGGCAACCGCTGCTACGATACACGTGTGCCCGAAGAGATCAACCGGAGAGCGATTGATGCGATCTCTTCTATTAATATGCCTTACACGCCAGGCTCCAGAGAAAACCTAATTCGCGAAGGCATGTCTCCCCAGCGTGTATGGATGACAGGTAATCCGATCTATGAAGTCATCCAGCATTACGCAGAACCCATTGGTCAAAGCGCCATTCTTGATCAACTGGGACTTGAAGCAGACGGTTATATTCTGGTAACCGCCCACCGGGCTGAAAATGTGGATAACGAGCGTCGGCTTCGCGATATCGTCCAAGGTCTCCATCTGGTCGCTGAAGGTGAGCGGATGCCCGTAGTCTGCAGTATCCACCCGCGAACTAAAGAGAGATTGAACCGGCTCGGCATTACGCCCCCCTCCCCGCTTATCCGATTTATGCCTCCGTTCGGCTTCTTCGATTTCGTCAAGCTGCAAAGACATGCAGCCTGCGTGATTACCGATAGCGGTACCGTACAGGAGGAAAGCTGTCTGCTCGGCATACCTGCCGTCACCATTCGACAAAGCACGGAACGGCCTGAAACACTGCTGTGCGGAAGCAATCTGCTGTCCGGCTTGGAACCGGAGCGAATCGCTTCGAGCGTTCGGCTCATGATGCATAACCGCCATGCTTGGCCGCAGCCCGAAGGATATTTGGATCCGCATGTATCTACCAAAGTTGTCAATCTTGTGTTAGGAGGACAAAGCTATGTTTCGTGA